In Halobaculum rubrum, the following are encoded in one genomic region:
- a CDS encoding phosphoglycerate kinase: MSSFRTLDDLPAEQRVLVRLDLNSPVENGVVQDNRRFSRHAETVAELAEAGHRVALMAHQGRPGRDTFVSLEQHADILADHAGVHVEFVADTFRDEAVAAVRDLDAGDVLLLENTRMTDDELPEKDPEEHAASDFVGTLAPEFDAYVNDAYSAAHRKHASLVGFPLTLPSYAGRVMETEYEANTAIAEREFDGSVTMVVGGTKATDVIGVMEALDGKVDEFLLGGVAGELFLRAAGYPVGEDVDTELFDEQWDANEETICTVLDERRDQVMLASDLAYEDDDGERAEIAVDDIVEKTQSFLDVGSDTVADYEAIVRDSEAVFVKGALGVFEDERFSVGTVGVLEAIAETDCFSVVGGGDTSRAIGMYGMDEDDFSHVSIAGGAYIRALTGEPLPAVELLIRSAERDA, translated from the coding sequence ATGAGTTCCTTCCGCACCCTCGACGACCTCCCCGCCGAGCAGCGCGTCCTCGTCCGCCTCGACCTCAACTCCCCGGTCGAGAACGGCGTCGTCCAGGACAACCGTCGGTTCTCCCGCCACGCCGAGACCGTCGCGGAACTCGCCGAGGCCGGCCACCGCGTCGCGCTCATGGCGCATCAGGGTCGCCCCGGGAGGGACACCTTCGTCTCGCTGGAGCAGCACGCCGACATCCTCGCCGATCACGCCGGCGTCCACGTGGAGTTCGTCGCCGACACCTTCCGCGATGAGGCGGTCGCCGCCGTCCGAGATCTGGACGCCGGTGACGTGCTCCTGCTGGAGAACACCCGAATGACCGACGACGAGCTGCCGGAGAAGGACCCCGAGGAACACGCCGCGAGCGACTTCGTCGGGACGCTCGCGCCCGAGTTCGACGCGTACGTCAACGACGCCTACTCGGCGGCGCACCGCAAGCACGCCTCGCTCGTCGGGTTCCCGCTGACGCTCCCGAGCTATGCGGGTCGCGTCATGGAGACGGAGTACGAAGCAAACACCGCCATCGCGGAACGGGAGTTCGACGGGAGCGTGACGATGGTCGTCGGGGGGACGAAGGCGACCGACGTGATCGGCGTGATGGAGGCGCTCGACGGGAAAGTCGACGAATTCCTCCTCGGGGGCGTCGCCGGCGAGTTGTTCCTCCGCGCGGCGGGCTACCCCGTCGGCGAGGACGTGGACACCGAGCTGTTCGACGAGCAGTGGGACGCCAACGAGGAGACGATCTGCACGGTACTCGATGAGCGCCGCGACCAGGTGATGCTCGCGTCGGATCTCGCCTACGAGGACGACGACGGCGAGCGCGCCGAGATCGCAGTCGACGATATCGTCGAGAAGACACAGTCGTTCCTCGACGTCGGCAGCGACACCGTCGCCGACTACGAGGCGATCGTCCGCGACTCCGAGGCTGTGTTCGTGAAGGGTGCGCTGGGCGTCTTCGAGGACGAGCGCTTCAGCGTCGGTACGGTGGGCGTGCTGGAGGCGATCGCCGAGACGGACTGCTTCTCGGTCGTCGGCGGCGGCGACACCTCCCGCGCCATCGGGATGTACGGAATGGACGAGGACGACTTCTCGCACGTGTCCATCGCCGGCGGCGCGTACATCCGCGCGCTCACCGGCGAGCCGTTGCCCGCGGTGGAACTGTTGATCCGAAGCGCGGAGCGCGACGCGTAG
- a CDS encoding DUF6653 family protein, giving the protein MTLRRRFADIDAVWERHADPRSGWSRLLATPLILLAVYRRSGRLLAVALGWTVVNSVAFPRVDRGTDRPSVMTRGVDAERAWLRDDLDPGPWKRLNGLSAAPFAYAVYAAYRRQPVRATIAGAVSMALKLAFVLGIARRDARRRAGVRDD; this is encoded by the coding sequence ATGACCCTCCGACGACGGTTCGCCGACATCGACGCCGTCTGGGAGCGCCACGCCGATCCGAGGAGCGGCTGGTCGCGGCTGCTCGCGACTCCGCTGATCCTTCTCGCGGTGTACCGCCGAAGCGGGCGGCTCCTCGCCGTTGCACTCGGCTGGACGGTGGTGAACTCGGTGGCCTTCCCGAGGGTCGACCGCGGGACCGACCGACCCTCGGTCATGACCCGCGGCGTCGACGCCGAGCGCGCCTGGCTCCGCGACGATCTCGACCCCGGCCCGTGGAAGCGGCTCAACGGCCTCTCGGCGGCGCCGTTCGCCTACGCCGTATACGCTGCCTACCGGCGTCAGCCGGTCCGAGCTACCATCGCCGGCGCCGTCTCGATGGCGCTGAAACTCGCGTTCGTCCTCGGGATCGCCCGGCGCGACGCGAGACGGCGAGCCGGGGTGCGCGACGACTGA
- a CDS encoding FAD-dependent oxidoreductase, with protein MSDTYDLVIVGGGISGASLLYTTAKFTDIESIALIEKEPEIAAINSHHTNNSQTLHFGDIETNYTLEKAEEVKEGAELLAGYLENHDADREMHAKRSKMVLGVGDDEVAKLEQRYHDNGFGDLFPKLRPIGRDEIDEIEPKVVEGRDPDTEMLALQTPDGYVVDYGKTTKSFVEQAREEATVDVKTGTEVTSVEPTPDGYTFETSGGRVDSQVAVVAAGSHSLQMAKRLGYGQNKVLLPVAGSFFLADDLLNGKVYTLQMKKLPFAAVHGDADVHDPSVTRFGPTAKLVPALERGRLSTVSDFLDVFGLNAASFLSYANILADRILLPYVLQNLVYDLPVVGTKQFLPEVQKVVPSVELDDIERAKGYGGVRPQIVDTEKRSLDMGEAKIVGKDIVFNITPSPGASTCLKNAMRDTHTLMDFFDGEYSFDEEAFREETIGNFPYADAAPAE; from the coding sequence ATGTCCGACACGTACGACCTCGTTATCGTCGGCGGAGGTATCAGCGGTGCCTCGCTGTTGTACACGACGGCGAAGTTCACCGACATCGAGTCGATCGCGCTGATCGAGAAAGAGCCGGAGATCGCCGCGATCAACTCCCACCACACGAACAACTCCCAGACCCTGCACTTCGGGGACATCGAGACCAACTACACCCTCGAGAAGGCGGAGGAGGTGAAGGAGGGCGCCGAGCTGCTCGCCGGCTACCTCGAGAACCACGACGCGGACCGAGAGATGCACGCCAAGCGCAGCAAGATGGTGCTCGGCGTCGGTGACGATGAAGTCGCGAAGCTGGAGCAGCGCTACCACGACAACGGGTTCGGGGACCTCTTCCCGAAGCTCCGACCGATCGGCCGCGACGAGATCGACGAGATCGAGCCGAAGGTCGTCGAGGGACGCGATCCGGACACGGAGATGCTCGCGCTGCAGACGCCCGACGGCTACGTCGTCGACTACGGGAAAACGACGAAGTCGTTTGTCGAGCAGGCCCGCGAGGAGGCGACCGTCGACGTGAAGACCGGGACCGAGGTCACTTCCGTCGAGCCGACACCCGACGGCTACACGTTCGAGACGTCCGGCGGTCGGGTCGACTCGCAGGTGGCCGTCGTCGCCGCCGGCTCGCACAGCCTCCAGATGGCGAAACGGCTCGGGTACGGCCAGAACAAGGTCCTGTTGCCCGTCGCCGGCAGCTTCTTCCTCGCCGACGACCTCCTGAACGGAAAGGTGTACACGCTGCAGATGAAGAAGCTCCCCTTCGCGGCCGTCCACGGCGACGCGGACGTGCACGACCCGAGCGTGACGCGGTTCGGTCCGACCGCGAAGCTCGTCCCCGCACTCGAACGCGGGCGCCTCTCGACGGTGTCGGACTTCCTCGACGTGTTCGGCCTCAACGCGGCGTCGTTCCTCAGCTACGCCAACATCCTCGCGGACCGGATCCTCCTGCCGTACGTGCTCCAGAACCTCGTGTACGACCTCCCGGTCGTGGGGACGAAGCAGTTCCTCCCGGAGGTCCAGAAGGTCGTCCCGAGCGTCGAACTCGACGACATCGAGCGCGCCAAGGGGTACGGCGGGGTCCGCCCGCAGATCGTCGACACCGAGAAACGGTCCCTCGACATGGGCGAGGCGAAGATCGTCGGCAAGGACATCGTCTTTAACATCACGCCGTCGCCGGGTGCCTCGACGTGCCTGAAGAACGCGATGCGTGACACCCACACGCTGATGGACTTCTTCGACGGCGAGTACTCCTTCGACGAGGAGGCGTTCCGCGAGGAGACGATCGGGAACTTCCCGTACGCGGACGCCGCTCCCGCGGAGTAA
- a CDS encoding DUF7504 family protein: MSRSGTQQGVGPREDERERSSKAELVLTPPGPERRTTAKRQAVAGYVEHPTVVEFTYDTDPATLHERWRAEVGAPPCHMVVDASGTGEVPGPRVAADGGSFAVEGAHPQDLTGLCMKWQDALEEANGRGNLFVAFDSVTALLQYVDLGVAYRFLHTLVTGVHRAGARAQFYLDPKAHDERTVSTVQGLFDAVRRIS, from the coding sequence ATGAGCCGGAGCGGGACACAACAGGGAGTGGGACCCCGGGAGGACGAGCGGGAGCGATCGTCGAAGGCCGAGCTGGTGTTGACGCCGCCGGGGCCGGAGCGACGGACGACGGCGAAGCGACAGGCGGTCGCGGGGTACGTCGAGCATCCCACGGTCGTGGAGTTCACGTACGACACGGACCCCGCCACGCTGCACGAACGCTGGCGCGCCGAGGTCGGCGCCCCGCCGTGTCACATGGTCGTCGACGCGTCCGGAACGGGCGAGGTTCCCGGGCCACGGGTCGCCGCCGACGGCGGCTCCTTCGCCGTCGAGGGAGCCCACCCGCAGGACCTCACCGGACTGTGCATGAAGTGGCAGGACGCGCTGGAGGAGGCCAACGGCCGGGGGAACCTGTTCGTCGCGTTCGACTCGGTGACCGCGCTCCTCCAGTACGTCGACCTCGGCGTGGCCTACCGGTTCCTCCACACGCTCGTCACCGGTGTCCACCGCGCCGGCGCCCGCGCGCAGTTCTACCTCGACCCGAAGGCGCACGACGAGCGGACGGTCTCCACGGTGCAGGGACTGTTCGATGCGGTCCGGCGGATCAGCTGA
- a CDS encoding aminopeptidase, producing MDDDLRSAAETAIHQCLDLGDDESLAVLTDDKRESIGEALYAVASDVTADASIVRYPPAAQHGEEPPAPVAAAMRDADAFLAPTTKSLSHTRARGAACDAGARGATLPGITRDVFVAGLDADYEAIAQHCADVRAQVDGADEIRVTTEAGTDITFEPGDREFLSDTGDVSEPGSFSNLPAGEVFVSPEDANGTYVVDGTMMPHGLLDGRELRFEVEDGFVTEISDGEVREQVDAAAEEVGEDAYNLAELGIGTNVGVTDLVGSVLLDEKAAGTVHIAIGDDAGIGGDTDAPLHLDGIVTEPTVYADGEEVELPR from the coding sequence ATGGACGACGACCTCCGTTCCGCGGCAGAAACGGCGATCCACCAGTGTCTCGATCTGGGGGACGACGAGTCGCTCGCTGTCCTCACCGACGACAAGCGCGAATCGATCGGCGAGGCGCTGTATGCGGTCGCCAGCGACGTGACCGCCGACGCGAGTATCGTCCGCTACCCGCCCGCCGCCCAACACGGTGAGGAGCCGCCGGCTCCCGTGGCCGCCGCGATGCGGGACGCGGACGCCTTTCTCGCGCCGACGACGAAGAGCCTCAGCCACACCCGCGCCCGCGGCGCCGCCTGCGACGCCGGCGCCCGCGGCGCGACGCTGCCGGGGATCACCCGCGACGTGTTCGTCGCCGGCCTCGACGCCGATTACGAGGCTATCGCACAGCACTGCGCCGACGTGCGCGCGCAGGTCGACGGCGCCGACGAGATCCGCGTCACGACGGAGGCGGGAACGGACATCACCTTCGAACCCGGAGACCGCGAGTTCCTGTCGGACACCGGCGACGTGAGCGAGCCGGGGTCGTTCTCGAACCTCCCGGCGGGGGAGGTGTTCGTCAGTCCAGAGGACGCGAACGGAACCTACGTCGTCGACGGGACGATGATGCCCCACGGGCTGCTTGACGGGCGGGAACTCCGCTTCGAGGTCGAGGACGGCTTCGTCACCGAGATATCCGACGGCGAGGTCCGCGAGCAGGTCGATGCGGCCGCCGAGGAGGTCGGCGAGGACGCGTACAACCTCGCGGAACTGGGCATCGGAACGAACGTCGGCGTCACGGATCTGGTTGGCTCTGTGTTGCTCGACGAGAAGGCCGCCGGCACGGTACACATCGCCATCGGCGACGACGCGGGGATCGGCGGCGACACCGATGCGCCGCTGCACCTCGACGGGATCGTGACCGAGCCGACCGTGTACGCGGACGGCGAGGAAGTGGAACTTCCTCGGTGA
- a CDS encoding ABC transporter ATP-binding protein, whose product MSHPSDEDDPFEDIREKTDNPMKRLFSEYGSRNLRHFGLGFFGSVAARVLDLLPPLLLGIAIDAVFEQNIPFDLPLVPASVIPTGPRDQLLFTVGIIAFAFFGGSVFHWIRNYGWNSFAQNIQHDIRTDTYDKMQRLNMDFFAEKQTGEMMSVLSNDVNRLERFLNDGMNSAFRLSVMVLGIAGIMFWLNPRLAIISLLPVPVIAVVTWKFIDVIQPKYADVRKTVGHLNSRLENNLGGIKVIKTFNTEGFESERVDDVSYDYYDANWDAITTRIKFFPALRVIAGIGFVITFGVGGLWVLGEAPFWLTGGDELTVGVFTTFILYTQRFIWPMAQFGSIINMYQRARASSARLFGLMDTPSRIVEDPAAEDLVVDDGEVVYDDVTFGYDEEETIVDDISFEVDGGDTLALVGPTGAGKSTVLKLLLRMYDVNEGSITIDGQDIRDVTIPSLRQSLGYVSQDTFMFYGTVRDNIAYGTFEADEEAIVEAAKAAEAHKFITNLPEGYDTEIGERGVKLSGGQRQRLSIARAMLKDPDILVLDEATSDVDTETEMLIQRSIDKLTEDRTTFAIAHRLSTIKDADQIIVLEDGRIAERGSHEELLSEDGLYGHLWGVQAGEIDELPQEFIDRAAERTSRTEAEASDD is encoded by the coding sequence ATGAGTCATCCCTCCGACGAGGACGACCCCTTCGAGGATATCCGTGAGAAGACGGATAATCCGATGAAGCGGTTGTTCTCGGAGTACGGGTCCAGGAACCTCCGGCACTTCGGGCTGGGCTTTTTCGGTAGCGTCGCCGCACGTGTGCTCGATCTGCTCCCGCCGCTTCTCCTCGGGATCGCGATCGACGCCGTGTTCGAGCAGAACATCCCGTTCGACCTCCCGTTGGTGCCCGCGAGCGTCATCCCGACGGGCCCTCGGGACCAACTGCTGTTCACCGTGGGTATCATCGCGTTCGCGTTCTTCGGCGGGTCGGTGTTCCACTGGATCCGCAACTACGGCTGGAACTCCTTCGCGCAGAACATTCAACACGACATCCGGACGGACACCTACGACAAGATGCAGCGGCTGAACATGGACTTCTTCGCCGAGAAGCAGACCGGCGAGATGATGTCCGTGCTCTCGAACGACGTGAATCGACTGGAGCGGTTCCTCAACGACGGCATGAACTCCGCGTTCCGGCTGTCGGTGATGGTGCTCGGGATCGCGGGAATCATGTTCTGGCTCAACCCCCGGCTGGCGATCATCTCGCTGCTTCCGGTACCCGTCATCGCCGTCGTGACCTGGAAGTTCATCGACGTGATCCAGCCGAAATACGCCGACGTGCGCAAGACGGTCGGCCACCTCAACTCCCGGCTGGAGAACAACCTCGGCGGCATCAAGGTGATCAAGACGTTCAACACCGAGGGGTTCGAGTCCGAGCGCGTCGACGACGTCTCGTACGACTACTACGACGCCAACTGGGACGCGATCACCACTCGGATCAAGTTCTTCCCCGCGCTGCGTGTCATCGCCGGGATCGGGTTCGTCATCACCTTCGGCGTCGGCGGCCTCTGGGTGCTCGGCGAGGCGCCGTTCTGGCTGACTGGCGGCGACGAGTTGACCGTCGGCGTGTTCACCACGTTCATCCTCTACACCCAGCGGTTCATCTGGCCGATGGCGCAGTTCGGCTCCATCATCAACATGTACCAGCGCGCCCGCGCGTCCAGCGCCCGCCTGTTCGGCCTGATGGACACGCCCTCGCGCATCGTCGAGGACCCGGCCGCCGAGGACCTCGTCGTCGACGACGGCGAGGTCGTCTACGACGACGTGACGTTCGGCTACGACGAGGAGGAGACGATCGTCGACGACATCAGCTTCGAGGTGGACGGCGGCGACACCCTCGCGCTCGTCGGCCCGACCGGGGCCGGCAAGTCGACCGTCCTCAAGCTCCTCCTCCGGATGTACGACGTGAACGAGGGCTCGATCACGATCGACGGCCAGGACATCCGCGACGTGACGATCCCGAGCCTGCGGCAGTCGCTCGGCTACGTGAGCCAGGACACGTTCATGTTCTACGGGACGGTCCGCGACAACATCGCCTACGGCACCTTCGAGGCGGACGAGGAAGCGATCGTCGAGGCCGCGAAGGCGGCGGAGGCGCACAAGTTCATCACGAACCTCCCGGAGGGGTACGACACCGAGATCGGCGAGCGCGGCGTGAAGCTCTCCGGCGGGCAGCGCCAGCGGCTCTCCATCGCCCGTGCGATGTTGAAGGACCCGGATATCCTCGTGCTCGACGAGGCGACCTCCGACGTGGACACGGAGACGGAAATGCTCATCCAGCGCTCCATCGACAAACTCACCGAGGACCGGACGACGTTCGCCATCGCCCACCGCCTCTCGACGATCAAGGACGCGGACCAGATCATCGTGCTGGAGGACGGCCGGATCGCCGAGCGCGGCAGCCACGAGGAGCTGTTGAGCGAGGACGGCCTCTACGGGCACCTGTGGGGCGTGCAGGCCGGCGAGATCGACGAACTCCCGCAGGAGTTCATCGACCGCGCGGCGGAGCGGACCTCGCGGACCGAGGCGGAAGCCAGCGACGACTGA
- a CDS encoding metallophosphoesterase, translated as MLVGVVSDTHDNARYVEAAIETFETAGVDAVIHCGDVVAPFSATPFDPDAVDGSDADWEFHAVRGNNDGEWALADVVETFGTYHGEFAELTLGGTEFAVYHGTSEPIVDALLASGSYDYVCRGHTHERVHEERDETTHLNPGGVPIPGREEEPAAMLVDTASGDVTVHNLG; from the coding sequence ATGCTCGTCGGCGTCGTCTCCGACACCCACGACAACGCACGGTACGTCGAAGCGGCGATCGAGACGTTCGAGACCGCCGGCGTCGACGCGGTGATCCACTGCGGCGACGTGGTCGCGCCGTTCTCGGCGACCCCGTTCGATCCGGATGCGGTCGACGGCTCGGACGCCGACTGGGAGTTTCACGCCGTCCGCGGCAACAACGACGGCGAGTGGGCGCTCGCCGACGTCGTCGAGACGTTCGGAACCTACCACGGCGAGTTCGCGGAGCTGACGCTCGGCGGCACCGAGTTCGCCGTCTACCACGGAACCAGCGAGCCGATCGTCGACGCCCTGCTCGCGAGCGGGAGCTACGACTACGTCTGTCGCGGGCACACCCACGAGCGCGTCCACGAGGAGCGCGACGAGACGACCCATCTCAACCCGGGCGGCGTGCCGATCCCCGGCCGGGAGGAGGAGCCCGCGGCGATGCTCGTCGACACTGCGTCCGGGGACGTGACCGTCCACAATCTGGGGTAG
- a CDS encoding DUF192 domain-containing protein, with amino-acid sequence MTVRRRVAPALLALLVVLAGCTGTVANVANDGEYERTTVTVVDGSGTELGSVDARVADTFDKRYTGLSDTESLGPDEGMLFVHDTEDRHAYVMRDMAFPIDIVFVAANGTITRIHHAELPPEGTSGSDLARYRGTGKYVLEVPYGWTNDHGVCEGDTVEIAGDY; translated from the coding sequence ATGACCGTCCGTCGCCGCGTCGCCCCCGCGCTCCTCGCGCTGCTGGTCGTGCTCGCCGGCTGCACCGGCACCGTCGCGAACGTCGCGAACGACGGCGAGTACGAGCGCACGACCGTCACCGTCGTCGACGGGAGCGGCACCGAACTCGGCAGCGTGGACGCGCGCGTCGCCGACACCTTCGACAAGCGCTACACCGGACTCTCCGACACCGAGTCGCTCGGGCCCGACGAGGGAATGCTGTTCGTCCACGACACCGAGGACCGGCACGCGTACGTGATGCGCGACATGGCGTTCCCGATCGACATCGTGTTCGTCGCCGCCAACGGCACGATCACCCGGATCCACCACGCGGAACTCCCGCCCGAGGGAACGAGCGGGTCCGACCTCGCGCGCTACCGCGGAACCGGGAAGTACGTGCTCGAAGTGCCGTACGGCTGGACGAACGACCACGGCGTGTGTGAGGGCGATACCGTCGAGATCGCCGGCGACTACTGA
- a CDS encoding type II glyceraldehyde-3-phosphate dehydrogenase, producing MIQVGVNGYGTIGKRVADAVAAQPDMALTGVAKTRPNYEAEAAVRKGYPLYAAIPERADLFHDAGIDLAGEVEDMVMTADVIVDTTPSGIGADNRELYERYDTPAIFQGGEDADVADVSFNARSNYDLARSDDVDTARVVSCNTTGLSRLLTPLVESYGVEKSRVTLVRRGGDPGQTSRGPINDILPDPVTIPSHHGPDVNTIIPDVDIDTLGVKVPATLMHLHSVNVTLEEAPSADEVRDLLSAEPRLFLVPEETGIDGTGKLKEFAMDTGRPRGDLWENCIWEHSVSMEGRDLYLFQSIHQESDVIPENIDAIRALLDWEDRETSMATTDETLGVGLESLFDGQRQRVVPKSNSDD from the coding sequence ATGATCCAGGTTGGCGTCAACGGGTACGGCACGATCGGGAAGCGCGTCGCCGACGCGGTGGCCGCACAGCCCGACATGGCGCTGACGGGCGTCGCGAAGACGCGCCCGAACTACGAGGCGGAGGCGGCAGTCCGGAAGGGGTACCCGCTGTACGCCGCGATCCCGGAGCGAGCGGACCTGTTCCACGATGCCGGCATCGACCTCGCCGGCGAGGTCGAGGACATGGTGATGACCGCCGACGTGATCGTCGACACGACACCCTCCGGCATCGGCGCCGACAACCGCGAACTCTACGAGCGCTACGACACGCCCGCCATCTTCCAGGGCGGCGAGGACGCCGACGTGGCGGACGTGAGCTTCAACGCCCGCTCGAACTACGACCTCGCGAGGAGTGACGACGTCGACACCGCCCGCGTCGTCTCCTGTAACACGACCGGACTCTCGCGGCTGCTCACGCCGCTGGTCGAGTCGTACGGCGTCGAGAAATCGCGCGTCACGCTGGTCCGTCGCGGCGGCGACCCCGGGCAAACCTCCCGCGGCCCGATCAACGACATCCTCCCGGACCCGGTGACGATCCCCTCTCACCACGGACCGGACGTGAACACCATCATCCCCGACGTCGACATCGACACGCTCGGCGTGAAGGTACCGGCGACGCTGATGCATCTCCACTCAGTGAACGTGACGCTCGAGGAGGCGCCCTCGGCCGACGAGGTGCGCGACCTGCTCTCGGCGGAGCCGCGGCTGTTTCTCGTCCCCGAGGAGACGGGGATCGACGGGACGGGGAAGCTGAAGGAGTTCGCGATGGACACCGGCCGCCCGCGGGGCGACCTCTGGGAGAACTGCATCTGGGAACACTCGGTGTCGATGGAGGGCCGCGACCTGTACCTGTTCCAGTCCATCCACCAGGAGTCGGACGTGATCCCGGAGAACATCGACGCGATCCGGGCGCTCCTCGACTGGGAGGACCGCGAGACGAGCATGGCGACGACCGACGAGACGCTCGGCGTCGGGCTCGAATCGCTGTTCGACGGGCAGCGGCAGCGAGTGGTCCCGAAAAGCAACAGCGACGACTGA